A DNA window from Chelativorans sp. AA-79 contains the following coding sequences:
- the fusA gene encoding elongation factor G — protein MAREYKIEDYRNFGIMAHIDAGKTTTTERVLYYTGKSHKIGEVHDGAATMDWMEQEQERGITITSAATTTFWKGRDEKLRRFNIIDTPGHVDFTIEVERSLRVLDGAIALLDANAGVEPQTETVWRQADKYHVPRMIFCNKMDKIGADFYRSVEMVKSRLGATPVVMQLPIGAESDFKGVIDLVEMKALVWRDESLGAAWDILEIPAEFKEKAEEYREKLVEAAVEMDESAMERYLEGEMPSIEEIRALIRKGTIEVKFFPMFCGSAFKNKGVQPLLDAVVDYLPSPIDIPAIRGVDAKTEEPIERHPDDNEPLSMLAFKIMNDPFVGSLTFCRIYSGVLKKGSSLENTVKGKRERIGRMLQMHANSREDIEEAYAGDIVALAGLKETTTGDTLCDPLKPVILERMEFPEPVIQIAIEPKTKGDQEKMGLALNRLAAEDPSFRVKSDEESGQTIIAGMGELHLDIIVDRMKREFKVEANIGAPQVAYRETITKAAEIDYTHKKQTGGSGQFARVKIVFEPNPEGEDFVFESKVVGGSVPKEYIPGVQKGIESVLSSGPIAGFPMLGVKATLVDGAYHDVDSSVLAFEIAARAAFREGAQKTGAQLLEPIMKVEVVTPEEYVGSVIGDLNSRRGQIQGQEARGVAVVINAMVPLANMFKYVDNLRSMSQGRAQYTMQFDHYEPVPSAVAQEIQKKFA, from the coding sequence ATGGCCCGCGAATACAAGATCGAAGACTACCGAAATTTCGGTATCATGGCGCATATCGACGCCGGCAAGACGACGACGACCGAGCGTGTCCTGTACTACACAGGCAAGTCGCACAAGATCGGCGAAGTCCATGACGGCGCGGCCACCATGGACTGGATGGAGCAGGAGCAGGAGCGCGGCATCACCATCACGTCGGCCGCGACCACGACCTTCTGGAAGGGCCGTGACGAGAAGCTGCGCCGCTTCAACATCATCGACACGCCGGGGCATGTGGACTTCACCATCGAAGTGGAGCGCTCTCTTCGCGTGCTCGACGGCGCCATCGCGCTGCTCGATGCCAATGCGGGTGTGGAGCCGCAGACGGAGACCGTGTGGCGCCAAGCGGACAAGTATCATGTCCCGCGTATGATCTTTTGCAACAAGATGGACAAGATCGGCGCCGACTTCTACCGCTCGGTCGAGATGGTGAAATCGCGGCTCGGCGCGACGCCGGTCGTCATGCAGCTGCCGATCGGCGCCGAAAGTGACTTCAAGGGCGTCATCGATCTCGTCGAGATGAAGGCGCTGGTCTGGCGCGACGAGTCGCTGGGTGCCGCCTGGGACATTCTTGAGATTCCGGCCGAGTTCAAGGAGAAGGCAGAGGAGTATCGCGAGAAGCTCGTCGAGGCTGCTGTCGAGATGGATGAGAGCGCCATGGAGCGCTATCTCGAGGGCGAGATGCCGTCGATCGAGGAGATCCGCGCGCTGATCCGCAAGGGCACGATCGAGGTCAAGTTCTTCCCGATGTTCTGCGGCTCCGCCTTCAAGAACAAGGGCGTGCAGCCTCTCCTGGATGCGGTGGTCGACTACCTGCCCTCGCCGATCGACATTCCCGCCATCCGGGGCGTGGATGCCAAGACCGAGGAGCCGATCGAGCGGCACCCGGACGACAACGAGCCGCTCTCGATGCTGGCCTTCAAGATCATGAACGACCCCTTTGTCGGGTCGCTCACCTTCTGCCGCATCTATTCCGGCGTGCTCAAGAAGGGTTCCTCGCTCGAGAACACCGTGAAGGGCAAGCGCGAGCGCATCGGCCGCATGCTGCAGATGCACGCCAATTCCCGCGAGGACATCGAGGAAGCCTATGCGGGCGACATCGTGGCGCTTGCCGGTCTCAAGGAGACCACCACGGGCGACACGCTCTGCGATCCGCTGAAGCCGGTGATCTTGGAGCGCATGGAGTTCCCGGAGCCGGTCATCCAGATCGCCATCGAGCCCAAGACCAAGGGCGACCAGGAGAAAATGGGCCTGGCGCTCAACCGCCTGGCGGCCGAAGATCCTTCCTTCCGCGTCAAGTCCGACGAGGAGAGTGGCCAGACCATCATCGCCGGGATGGGCGAGCTTCACCTCGACATCATTGTCGATCGCATGAAGCGCGAGTTCAAGGTCGAGGCGAATATCGGTGCGCCGCAGGTGGCCTATCGCGAGACCATCACCAAGGCGGCGGAGATCGACTACACCCATAAGAAGCAGACCGGCGGCTCGGGCCAGTTCGCCCGCGTCAAGATCGTGTTCGAGCCGAACCCGGAGGGCGAGGATTTCGTGTTCGAGTCCAAGGTCGTCGGCGGCTCCGTGCCGAAGGAGTACATCCCCGGCGTGCAGAAGGGCATCGAGAGCGTCCTGTCTTCGGGCCCGATCGCCGGGTTCCCGATGCTGGGCGTGAAGGCGACGCTCGTGGACGGTGCCTATCACGATGTCGACTCCTCGGTGCTCGCTTTCGAGATCGCCGCCCGTGCGGCCTTCCGTGAAGGTGCCCAGAAAACCGGTGCGCAACTGCTCGAGCCGATCATGAAGGTCGAGGTGGTGACGCCGGAAGAGTATGTCGGCAGCGTGATCGGCGATCTGAACTCGCGACGCGGTCAGATCCAGGGGCAGGAGGCGCGCGGCGTCGCCGTGGTCATCAATGCCATGGTGCCGCTCGCCAACATGTTCAAGTATGTCGACAATCTGCGTTCGATGTCGCAGGGCCGTGCCCAGTATACGATGCAGTTCGACCACTACGAGCCGGTTCCCAGCGCTGTCGCGCAGGAGATTCAGAAGAAGTTCGCGTGA
- the rpsJ gene encoding 30S ribosomal protein S10 has product MNGQNIRIRLKAFDHRVLDASTREIVSTAKRTGANVRGPIPLPTRIEKFTVNRSPHIDKKSREQFEMRTHKRLLDIVDPTPQTVDALMKLDLAAGVDVEIKL; this is encoded by the coding sequence ATGAACGGACAGAATATCCGTATCCGCCTCAAAGCGTTCGACCACCGGGTGCTCGACGCCTCCACGCGCGAGATCGTGTCCACGGCCAAGCGCACCGGCGCCAATGTCCGCGGCCCGATCCCGTTGCCGACGCGGATCGAGAAGTTCACGGTGAACCGCTCGCCGCATATCGACAAGAAGAGCCGCGAACAGTTCGAGATGCGCACGCACAAGCGCCTGCTCGACATCGTGGATCCGACACCGCAGACGGTGGACGCGCTGATGAAGCTCGATCTCGCCGCCGGCGTCGATGTCGAGATCAAGCTCTGA
- the rplC gene encoding 50S ribosomal protein L3 encodes MRSGVIAQKIGMTRVYNEAGEHIPVTVLRMENCQVVAQRTEEKNGYTAVQLGVGLAKVKNTSKALRGHFATASVEPKAKLAEFRVSPENLLDVGAEITADHFVPGQKVDVTGTSVGKGFQGVMKRHNFGGGRATHGNSVSHRTHGSTGQRQDPGKVFKGKKMAGHMGDRRVTTQNLEVVSTDTERGLIMVRGAVPGSKGAWIMVRDAVKVPLPKEAPVPAAVRASNNDAAKAENAAASEGAE; translated from the coding sequence ATGCGTTCAGGTGTTATCGCACAGAAGATCGGGATGACGCGCGTCTACAACGAGGCGGGCGAGCACATCCCCGTCACGGTTCTGCGCATGGAGAATTGCCAGGTGGTTGCCCAGCGCACCGAGGAGAAGAACGGCTACACCGCCGTTCAGCTCGGTGTCGGCCTCGCCAAGGTGAAGAACACGTCGAAGGCGTTGCGCGGCCATTTCGCCACCGCTTCCGTGGAACCCAAGGCGAAGCTCGCCGAGTTCCGCGTGTCGCCGGAGAACCTGCTCGATGTGGGGGCGGAGATCACTGCCGACCATTTCGTGCCGGGCCAGAAGGTCGACGTTACGGGAACCTCGGTGGGCAAGGGCTTCCAGGGTGTCATGAAGCGCCACAATTTCGGCGGCGGTCGCGCGACCCATGGTAACTCCGTGTCCCACCGCACTCACGGCTCGACCGGCCAGCGCCAGGATCCGGGCAAGGTGTTCAAGGGCAAGAAGATGGCGGGTCACATGGGCGACCGGCGCGTGACCACCCAGAACCTGGAGGTGGTCTCCACCGATACCGAGCGCGGCCTGATCATGGTCCGCGGCGCGGTTCCGGGCTCGAAGGGAGCCTGGATCATGGTGCGTGACGCCGTGAAGGTGCCGCTCCCCAAGGAGGCGCCGGTTCCGGCGGCAGTCCGCGCAAGCAACAACGATGCCGCGAAGGCTGAGAACGCCGCCGCCAGCGAGGGGGCAGAATAA
- the rplD gene encoding 50S ribosomal protein L4: protein MDIKVTTLAGKDAGKLEISDEIFGLDPREDILHRVVRWQLAKRQQGTHKAKGRAEIARTGAKMYRQKGTGRARHHSARAPQFRGGGKAHGPVVRSHEHDLPKKVRALGLRHALSAKAKSANLIIIDELAVKEAKTKALVENFAKLGLTNALLIGGTEIDAGFKRAAANLSNIDVLPVQGINVYDILRRGTLVLSKAAVEALEERFK from the coding sequence ATGGATATCAAGGTAACCACCCTGGCGGGCAAGGATGCCGGTAAGCTTGAAATCTCTGACGAGATTTTCGGGCTCGATCCGCGGGAAGACATTCTGCATCGCGTCGTGCGCTGGCAGCTTGCCAAGCGCCAGCAGGGGACGCACAAGGCCAAGGGCCGCGCCGAGATCGCACGCACCGGCGCCAAGATGTACCGCCAGAAGGGCACCGGCCGTGCGCGTCATCACTCCGCGCGTGCGCCGCAGTTCCGCGGCGGCGGCAAGGCGCACGGGCCGGTGGTGCGAAGCCACGAGCACGACCTGCCCAAGAAGGTTCGTGCGCTCGGCCTGAGGCATGCGCTTTCCGCGAAGGCCAAGTCCGCCAACCTCATCATCATCGACGAGCTGGCGGTCAAGGAGGCCAAGACGAAGGCGCTGGTCGAGAACTTTGCCAAGCTCGGTCTTACGAACGCGCTGCTGATCGGCGGTACGGAGATCGATGCCGGCTTCAAGCGTGCGGCCGCCAATCTTTCGAATATCGACGTTCTGCCGGTGCAGGGCATCAACGTCTACGACATTCTGCGCCGCGGGACCCTGGTGCTTTCCAAGGCTGCGGTCGAGGCTCTCGAGGAGCGGTTCAAATGA
- a CDS encoding 50S ribosomal protein L23 encodes MTDLRHYDVIVSPAITEKSTMASENNQVVFNVARKATKPEIKAAVEALFGVKVTGVNTLVRKGKVKRFRGTIGQQSDVKKAIVTLAEGQSIDVATGL; translated from the coding sequence ATGACGGATCTTCGCCATTACGACGTGATCGTGAGCCCCGCGATCACCGAAAAATCGACGATGGCCTCGGAGAACAACCAGGTCGTCTTCAACGTGGCTCGCAAGGCGACGAAGCCCGAGATCAAGGCGGCGGTGGAAGCTCTCTTCGGCGTCAAAGTCACCGGTGTGAACACGTTGGTGCGCAAGGGCAAGGTGAAGCGCTTCCGCGGCACCATCGGGCAGCAGAGCGACGTCAAGAAGGCGATCGTGACGCTGGCCGAGGGCCAATCCATCGACGTCGCGACGGGTCTTTGA
- the rplB gene encoding 50S ribosomal protein L2: MALKNYKPVTPGQRQLVIVDRSGLHKGKPVKGLTVGLTSKGGRNNHGRVTARFQGGGHKRTYRLIDFKRRKFDVSGVVERLEYDPNRTGFIALVRYDDGELSYILAPQRLAAGDRVVASTGAVDVKPGNAMPLASMPLGTIIHNVELKPGKGGQLARSAGSYAQLVGRDQGMAILRLNSGEQRLVAGGCMATVGAVSNPDHSNVSLGKAGRKRWLGKRPHNRGVAMNPVDHPHGGGEGRTSGGRHPVSPWGKPTKGRKTRSNKATDKFIMRSRHQRKK; this comes from the coding sequence ATGGCACTCAAGAATTACAAGCCGGTAACGCCGGGCCAGCGTCAGCTGGTGATCGTGGACCGCTCGGGCCTTCACAAGGGCAAGCCCGTAAAGGGGCTGACCGTGGGCCTGACGTCCAAGGGCGGCCGCAACAATCACGGTCGCGTCACCGCGCGGTTTCAGGGCGGTGGGCACAAGCGTACCTATCGCCTGATCGATTTCAAGCGCCGCAAGTTCGACGTTTCGGGCGTCGTGGAGCGGCTCGAATACGATCCGAACCGGACGGGCTTTATTGCCCTGGTGCGTTATGACGATGGCGAGCTCAGCTATATCCTGGCGCCGCAGCGCTTAGCGGCCGGGGACCGCGTGGTCGCGTCCACCGGCGCAGTGGATGTGAAGCCGGGCAATGCAATGCCGCTCGCCAGCATGCCGCTGGGCACGATCATCCACAATGTCGAGCTCAAGCCCGGCAAGGGCGGCCAGCTTGCGCGTTCCGCGGGCTCCTACGCGCAACTCGTCGGCCGTGACCAGGGCATGGCGATCCTGCGGCTCAATTCCGGCGAGCAGCGTCTCGTCGCAGGTGGCTGCATGGCGACGGTGGGGGCGGTGTCAAATCCGGACCACTCCAATGTGAGCCTCGGCAAGGCGGGCCGCAAGCGGTGGCTGGGCAAGCGTCCGCACAATCGCGGCGTCGCCATGAACCCGGTCGACCACCCGCATGGCGGCGGTGAAGGCCGCACGTCCGGCGGCCGTCACCCGGTCTCGCCTTGGGGCAAGCCCACCAAGGGCCGCAAGACGAGGTCCAACAAGGCGACCGATAAGTTCATCATGCGCTCGCGCCACCAGCGCAAGAAATAG
- the rpsS gene encoding 30S ribosomal protein S19, whose product MSRSVWKGPFVDGFLLKKADKVRESGRKEVIKMWSRRSTILPQFVGLTFGVYNGQKHIPVLVSEEMVGHKFGEFAPTRTYYGHGADKKAKRK is encoded by the coding sequence GTGTCCCGTTCAGTTTGGAAAGGCCCCTTTGTCGACGGCTTCCTGTTGAAGAAGGCCGACAAGGTTCGCGAGAGCGGCCGCAAGGAGGTGATCAAGATGTGGAGCCGCCGCTCCACCATTCTGCCCCAGTTCGTGGGGCTGACCTTCGGCGTCTACAACGGCCAGAAGCACATTCCGGTGCTCGTCAGCGAAGAGATGGTGGGCCACAAATTCGGTGAGTTCGCTCCGACCCGCACCTATTACGGCCACGGCGCGGACAAGAAGGCAAAGAGGAAGTAA
- the rplV gene encoding 50S ribosomal protein L22: MGKAKAPRRLADNEARAVLRTIRVSPQKLNLVAALIRGKKVGTALADLEFSRKRIAGTVRKTLESAIANAENNHNLDVDALVVAEAYVGKSIVMKRFHARGRGRANRIEKPFSHLTIVVREVEEQVEAA, encoded by the coding sequence ATGGGCAAGGCCAAAGCGCCACGCAGGCTTGCAGACAATGAGGCGCGTGCGGTTCTGCGCACGATCCGCGTCAGCCCGCAGAAGCTGAACCTCGTTGCCGCGCTGATCCGCGGCAAGAAGGTCGGGACGGCGCTCGCGGACCTCGAATTTTCGCGCAAGCGGATCGCGGGCACCGTGAGAAAGACGTTGGAATCGGCGATTGCCAACGCCGAGAACAACCACAATCTCGATGTGGACGCGCTGGTGGTGGCGGAGGCCTATGTCGGCAAGTCGATCGTCATGAAGCGCTTTCATGCCCGCGGTCGCGGCCGCGCCAACCGCATCGAGAAACCATTTTCGCACCTGACGATCGTCGTTCGCGAAGTTGAAGAGCAAGTGGAGGCCGCCTGA
- the rpsC gene encoding 30S ribosomal protein S3 yields MGQKVNPIGLRLGINRTWDSRWFANNSEYGQLLHEDLKIRNYIESELKQAAISKVVIERPHKKCRVTIHSARPGLIIGKKGADIDKLRRKIAQMTNAETHLNIVEVRKPEIDARLIAQSIAQQLERRVAFRRAMKRAVQSAMRLGAEGIRISCTGRLGGAEIARIEWYREGRVPLHTLRADIDYGTAEAKTAYGVCGVKVWVFKGEILEHDPMASERRAVEGEQGGGQRRRENA; encoded by the coding sequence ATGGGCCAGAAAGTCAATCCGATCGGTCTCCGTCTCGGCATCAACCGCACCTGGGATTCGCGCTGGTTCGCGAATAACAGCGAGTACGGACAACTGCTGCACGAGGATCTGAAGATCCGCAACTATATCGAGAGCGAGCTCAAGCAGGCAGCGATCTCGAAGGTCGTGATCGAGCGCCCGCACAAGAAGTGCCGCGTGACCATCCATTCGGCACGTCCGGGTCTCATCATCGGCAAGAAGGGGGCCGATATCGACAAGCTGCGCCGCAAGATTGCGCAGATGACCAATGCGGAGACGCATCTGAACATCGTCGAGGTGCGCAAGCCTGAGATTGATGCGCGCCTCATCGCCCAGTCGATCGCCCAGCAGCTCGAGCGCCGCGTCGCATTCCGCCGCGCCATGAAGCGCGCGGTGCAGTCGGCCATGCGGCTCGGTGCCGAAGGCATCCGCATCAGCTGCACGGGCCGCCTCGGCGGTGCGGAGATCGCGCGCATCGAGTGGTATCGCGAGGGTCGCGTGCCGCTGCACACGCTGCGGGCCGACATCGACTACGGCACGGCCGAGGCGAAGACCGCCTATGGCGTGTGCGGGGTGAAGGTCTGGGTCTTCAAGGGCGAGATCCTGGAGCACGATCCGATGGCGTCCGAACGCCGGGCGGTCGAGGGTGAGCAGGGCGGCGGTCAGCGTCGTCGCGAGAACGCCTGA
- the rplP gene encoding 50S ribosomal protein L16 translates to MLQPKRTKFRKQFKGRIHGLAKGGTELNFGAFGLKAMEPERVTARQIEAARRAITRQMKRQGRVWIRIFPDVPVTAKPTEVRMGKGKGSVEYWACRVKPGRVMFEIDGVAEDVAREALRLGAAKLPVKTRFVQRIAE, encoded by the coding sequence ATGCTGCAACCAAAGCGCACGAAATTCCGCAAGCAGTTCAAGGGCCGCATCCATGGCTTGGCCAAGGGCGGGACGGAGCTGAACTTCGGAGCCTTCGGCCTGAAGGCGATGGAGCCGGAGCGCGTCACCGCGCGCCAGATCGAGGCTGCACGCCGTGCCATCACGCGCCAGATGAAGCGCCAGGGCCGCGTCTGGATCCGCATCTTCCCGGATGTGCCGGTTACGGCCAAGCCGACGGAAGTCCGCATGGGTAAGGGCAAGGGCAGCGTGGAATACTGGGCGTGCCGCGTGAAGCCCGGCCGCGTGATGTTTGAAATCGACGGCGTGGCCGAGGATGTGGCGCGCGAGGCCCTGCGCCTCGGTGCGGCCAAGCTCCCGGTCAAGACGCGCTTCGTACAGCGCATCGCTGAATAG
- the rpmC gene encoding 50S ribosomal protein L29, with protein sequence MKATDIRTMTPDQLDDELTNLKKEQFNLRFQKATGQLEKTARVRQIRRDIARIKTIAAEKTAGKKA encoded by the coding sequence ATGAAAGCCACTGACATCAGGACGATGACGCCCGATCAACTCGATGACGAGTTGACGAACCTGAAGAAAGAGCAGTTCAACCTTCGCTTCCAGAAGGCGACGGGGCAGCTCGAGAAAACTGCGCGTGTCAGGCAGATCCGCCGCGACATTGCGCGCATCAAGACAATCGCCGCCGAGAAGACGGCCGGCAAGAAGGCCTGA
- the rpsQ gene encoding 30S ribosomal protein S17, producing MPKRVLQGTVVSDKNDKTVVVLVERRFAHPIFKKTVRRTKRYKAHDEANACKVGDIVLIEETRPISKDKSWIVVESQAQQAQ from the coding sequence ATGCCAAAGCGCGTTTTGCAGGGCACCGTGGTGAGCGACAAGAACGACAAGACGGTCGTCGTCCTGGTCGAGCGGCGGTTTGCGCACCCGATTTTCAAGAAGACCGTGCGCCGTACCAAGCGGTACAAGGCCCACGACGAGGCCAATGCATGTAAGGTCGGCGACATCGTGCTGATCGAGGAGACGCGCCCGATCTCCAAGGACAAGTCCTGGATCGTGGTCGAGAGCCAGGCACAGCAGGCACAATAA
- the rplN gene encoding 50S ribosomal protein L14, whose translation MIQMQTNLDVADNSGARRVMCIKVLGGSKRKYASVGDIIVVSVKEAIPRGRVKKGDVMKAVVVRTAKDIRRPDGSVIRFDSNAAVLVDNKREPVGTRIFGPVPRELRAKNHMKIISLAPEVL comes from the coding sequence ATGATTCAGATGCAAACAAACCTCGACGTGGCGGATAATTCCGGCGCCCGTCGTGTCATGTGCATCAAGGTGCTCGGCGGTTCGAAGCGGAAATATGCCTCGGTTGGCGACATCATCGTCGTCTCCGTGAAGGAGGCCATTCCGCGCGGCCGCGTGAAGAAGGGTGACGTGATGAAGGCGGTGGTGGTACGCACCGCCAAGGACATTCGCCGCCCCGACGGCAGCGTCATTCGCTTCGACAGCAACGCCGCCGTTCTCGTCGACAACAAGAGAGAGCCCGTCGGCACCCGTATCTTCGGACCGGTTCCGCGCGAGTTGCGCGCCAAGAACCACATGAAGATCATCTCGCTGGCGCCGGAAGTTCTCTAG
- the rplX gene encoding 50S ribosomal protein L24 has product MQKIKKGDKVVVLSGRDKGRTGEILKMMPKEDRAVVRGVNLVRRHQKQTPQAEGGIITKEAPIHVSNLALADPKDGKPTRVGFRIQEDGKKVRVAKRSGELIDG; this is encoded by the coding sequence ATGCAGAAGATCAAGAAGGGCGACAAGGTCGTCGTGCTCTCCGGCCGTGACAAGGGCCGCACGGGCGAAATTTTGAAGATGATGCCGAAGGAAGATCGGGCCGTGGTGCGCGGCGTCAATCTGGTGCGCCGGCATCAGAAGCAGACACCGCAGGCCGAAGGCGGCATCATTACGAAAGAAGCGCCGATCCACGTGTCCAACCTGGCACTGGCCGACCCCAAGGACGGAAAGCCGACACGCGTCGGATTCCGCATCCAGGAGGATGGCAAGAAGGTGCGCGTGGCGAAGCGCTCGGGAGAGTTGATCGATGGCTAA
- the rplE gene encoding 50S ribosomal protein L5: MAKAEYQPRLKTRYEEVIRKELLDTFSYANEMQVPRLDKVVINMGVGEATGDSKKPTVAAEDLALIAGQKPVITRARNSIAGFKVREGMPIGAKVTLRKDRMYEFLDRLVNVALPRVRDFRGLSPKSFDGRGNFAMGIKEHIVFPEINYDKVDQIWGMDIIVCTTAKTDDEARALLKAFNFPFRQ; the protein is encoded by the coding sequence ATGGCTAAGGCAGAATACCAGCCGCGCTTGAAGACGCGTTACGAGGAGGTGATCCGCAAGGAACTCCTCGATACATTCAGCTATGCAAACGAGATGCAGGTGCCGCGCCTCGACAAGGTCGTCATCAATATGGGAGTCGGTGAGGCGACGGGCGATTCCAAGAAGCCGACCGTTGCGGCCGAGGATCTGGCACTGATCGCTGGCCAGAAGCCGGTGATCACCCGGGCCCGCAACTCGATCGCCGGCTTCAAGGTGCGCGAGGGCATGCCGATCGGCGCCAAGGTGACGCTGCGCAAGGATCGCATGTACGAGTTCCTGGATCGGCTCGTGAACGTGGCGCTCCCGCGTGTCCGCGACTTCCGGGGCCTGAGCCCCAAGAGCTTCGATGGCCGCGGCAATTTCGCCATGGGTATCAAGGAGCACATCGTGTTCCCCGAGATCAATTACGACAAAGTCGACCAGATCTGGGGAATGGACATCATCGTCTGTACGACCGCCAAGACCGACGACGAGGCTCGCGCCCTGTTGAAGGCCTTCAACTTCCCGTTCCGGCAGTAA
- the rpsN gene encoding 30S ribosomal protein S14: MAKTSAVEKNKRRRKMADRYANKRAALKAIIMDQDKPMEERFKAQLQLAALPRNSSKTRIRNRCDVTGRPRAYYRKLRMSRIALRELGSQGLIPGLVKSSW, translated from the coding sequence ATGGCAAAGACTAGCGCAGTCGAGAAGAACAAGAGGCGCCGGAAGATGGCCGACCGTTACGCCAACAAGCGAGCGGCACTCAAGGCCATCATCATGGACCAGGACAAGCCCATGGAGGAACGCTTCAAGGCGCAGCTCCAGCTTGCCGCCCTTCCGCGCAACTCGTCGAAGACGCGCATCCGCAACCGGTGCGATGTGACCGGCCGTCCGCGCGCTTATTACCGCAAGCTCAGGATGTCGCGTATCGCGCTTCGTGAGTTGGGCAGCCAGGGTCTTATCCCGGGCCTCGTCAAGTCGAGCTGGTAA
- the rpsH gene encoding 30S ribosomal protein S8, translated as MSVNDPLGDMLTRIRNAVGRRKNTVSTPASRLRVRVLDVLKAEGFIRDYTQVDYDNGKSELEIQLKYFEGAPVIREIARVSKPGRRVYVSVKSIPQVANGLGIAILSTPKGVMADHEAREKNVGGEILCQIF; from the coding sequence ATGTCTGTGAATGATCCTCTCGGCGATATGCTGACCCGCATCCGCAATGCGGTCGGGCGCAGGAAGAACACGGTTTCCACGCCGGCTTCGCGGCTGCGCGTGCGCGTGCTCGATGTCCTAAAGGCTGAAGGCTTTATCCGCGACTACACGCAGGTCGACTACGACAACGGCAAGTCCGAGCTGGAAATCCAGCTCAAATATTTCGAGGGTGCTCCCGTGATCCGCGAAATCGCCCGCGTTTCCAAGCCAGGCCGTCGTGTCTATGTTTCGGTGAAGTCTATCCCGCAGGTCGCCAACGGTCTCGGCATCGCCATTCTTTCGACGCCCAAGGGCGTGATGGCCGACCACGAGGCTCGCGAGAAGAATGTCGGCGGAGAGATCCTCTGCCAGATCTTCTGA
- the rplF gene encoding 50S ribosomal protein L6: MSRIGKKPVPVPQGVTANVDGQLVTAKGPKGELKFVVNDDVLVKMEDGAITVDPRDQSKTARSRWGMSRTQISNILNGVKDGFEKRLEINGVGYRAAMQGKNLQLSLGYSHDVSYVPPEGITITVPKPTEIVVSGIDKQVVGQVAAEIREFRSPEPYKGKGVKYADETIVRKEGKKK; the protein is encoded by the coding sequence ATGTCTCGTATTGGCAAGAAACCGGTTCCCGTGCCCCAGGGCGTCACGGCGAATGTCGACGGTCAGCTAGTCACGGCCAAGGGGCCGAAGGGCGAGCTGAAATTCGTCGTCAATGACGATGTCCTGGTGAAGATGGAAGACGGCGCGATCACGGTGGATCCGCGCGACCAGTCCAAGACCGCCCGCTCCAGGTGGGGCATGTCCCGCACGCAGATATCCAACATCCTCAACGGGGTGAAGGATGGCTTCGAGAAGCGGCTCGAGATCAATGGTGTGGGCTACCGCGCGGCTATGCAGGGCAAGAACCTACAGCTTTCGCTGGGCTACAGCCACGATGTGAGCTATGTCCCGCCGGAGGGGATCACGATCACGGTCCCGAAGCCGACGGAAATCGTCGTCAGCGGCATTGACAAGCAGGTGGTCGGCCAGGTCGCGGCCGAGATTCGTGAGTTCCGCAGCCCGGAGCCTTACAAGGGCAAGGGCGTGAAATACGCGGACGAGACGATCGTCCGTAAGGAAGGCAAGAAGAAGTAA
- the rplR gene encoding 50S ribosomal protein L18, whose protein sequence is MVSKVSVTRRAGRVRRKLKSVATERPRLSVHRSSKHIYAQVIDDVKGHTLASASSLEADLKGKLKTGADAEAAGLIGKLIAERAKKAGVDKVVFDRGPYLYHGRVKALADAAREGGLEF, encoded by the coding sequence ATGGTGTCGAAAGTATCCGTTACGCGGCGCGCCGGGCGCGTCCGCCGGAAGTTGAAGTCGGTCGCCACCGAGCGCCCGCGGCTTTCGGTTCATCGTTCGTCGAAGCACATCTATGCTCAGGTGATCGATGACGTGAAGGGCCACACGCTCGCCTCCGCCTCCTCCCTGGAGGCGGATCTCAAGGGTAAGCTCAAGACCGGTGCGGACGCGGAAGCCGCTGGCCTCATCGGGAAGCTGATTGCCGAGCGCGCCAAGAAGGCGGGTGTGGACAAGGTCGTGTTCGACCGCGGCCCCTATCTCTATCACGGCCGCGTCAAGGCACTGGCCGATGCGGCCCGAGAAGGCGGCCTGGAATTCTAA